The following proteins are encoded in a genomic region of Ammospiza caudacuta isolate bAmmCau1 chromosome 3, bAmmCau1.pri, whole genome shotgun sequence:
- the ALKAL2 gene encoding ALK and LTK ligand 2 encodes MHSSGRTAMSGLRSSGLLGLVLLMLSAGYCKEKTDSTDLKDKQSLLNLIMEIIQELKRYHLEKDSGMQYFSKHDYNLDRREVADYGGYQDEQRVEIVPRDLRMKDKFLKHLTGPLYFSPKCSKHFHRLYHNTRDCTIPAYYKRCARLLTRLAVSPMCMEG; translated from the exons ATGCACTCTTCAGGTCGGACTGCAATGAGTGGACTGAGGTCttctgggctgctggggctTGTACTCTTAATGCTCTCAGCAGGAtactgcaaagaaaaaacagactcCACAGATTTGAAGGACAAGCAAAGTCTCTTAAATCTCATCATGGAGATCATTCAGGAACTGAAAAGGTACCACCTGGAGAAGGACAGTGGGATGCAGTACTTCTCCAAGCATGACTATAACTTGGATCGAAGGGAAGTGGCCGACTATGGAGGGTACCAGGATGAGCAGAGAGTTG AAATAGTTCCCAGAGATCTGAGGATGAAAGACAAGTTCTTGAAGCATTTAACAG GTCCACTCTACTTTAGTCCAAAATGTAGCAAACACTTTCATCGGCTTTATCACAATACAAGAGATTGTACCATCCCAGCAT ACTATAAAAGATGTGCCAGGCTTCTTACTCGACTGGCAGTAAGCCCTATGTGCATGGAAGGATAA